One window of Sphingobacteriales bacterium genomic DNA carries:
- a CDS encoding transposase: protein MKWVYQPEENYIIAIDEVVEGKSRDKTYGLSKFWSSIQKCPIFGICFFCASLIAVGKRKSYPMVVEQVVQTEGDRKRIAEQKKKALAGKQRSAEGRCLVRGRKQGSKNRPKQPNPTASFRAFTALLNKLLSCLPGINLTYMVADCAYASADYFSAVTKTGLHLITRLPVNAALVYAYSDPVAPKHRGRPKKYGEKVDLNNLDNQELKDTKTENGLLTQIWQLPCYNKSLSKNLLNVGIVKITNLKTQKVAFSKFCTTDPNLDWQTMIDYYSLRFQIEFDFRDAKQFFGLSDFKNYTSKNLTNFVNLCFTATLTAKILQAQYQVKYNNPNFSILDLKILCNTRFTVKTVIKLVRKSPDSIFNTQFADGFMPTDLVNVA from the coding sequence TTGAAGTGGGTGTATCAACCGGAGGAGAATTATATTATAGCCATAGACGAAGTGGTAGAAGGGAAAAGTCGGGACAAGACCTATGGTTTGTCGAAGTTTTGGAGCAGCATTCAGAAATGCCCCATATTCGGGATTTGTTTTTTTTGTGCTTCTCTGATAGCTGTGGGGAAACGGAAATCATATCCGATGGTGGTAGAGCAAGTCGTACAGACAGAGGGGGACAGGAAGCGGATAGCGGAACAGAAAAAGAAGGCATTAGCTGGCAAGCAGCGCAGTGCCGAAGGCAGATGTTTGGTTCGTGGCAGGAAGCAAGGCAGCAAAAACCGACCCAAGCAGCCCAATCCTACGGCATCCTTTCGGGCATTCACCGCCTTGTTAAACAAGTTGCTTTCGTGCTTACCGGGCATCAACCTGACCTATATGGTAGCAGACTGTGCTTATGCCTCAGCAGATTATTTCTCTGCGGTAACAAAGACCGGACTTCACCTGATTACCCGTTTGCCTGTAAATGCCGCCCTCGTCTATGCCTACTCAGACCCAGTAGCCCCAAAACATCGGGGAAGACCCAAAAAATACGGAGAAAAAGTAGATTTGAACAACCTTGATAACCAAGAACTGAAAGACACCAAAACCGAAAATGGTCTCCTTACTCAGATATGGCAACTGCCCTGTTACAACAAATCCTTAAGCAAAAACCTGTTAAATGTGGGGATAGTAAAAATAACCAATTTGAAAACCCAAAAAGTAGCCTTCTCTAAATTTTGCACCACCGACCCTAACCTCGACTGGCAAACTATGATAGATTATTATAGTTTGCGTTTTCAGATTGAGTTTGACTTTCGGGATGCCAAACAATTTTTCGGACTATCCGATTTCAAAAACTACACCTCGAAAAATCTGACCAATTTTGTTAATCTATGCTTTACCGCTACCTTGACGGCTAAAATTTTGCAGGCACAATATCAGGTTAAATACAATAACCCTAACTTTAGCATTTTAGACCTCAAAATACTCTGTAATACGCGTTTTACGGTCAAAACAGTTATTAAATTGGTACGAAAATCGCCCGATTCAATTTTTAATACTCAATTCGCAGACGGGTTTATGCCAACAGATTTGGTCAATGTCGCTTAA